One window of Triticum dicoccoides isolate Atlit2015 ecotype Zavitan chromosome 5A, WEW_v2.0, whole genome shotgun sequence genomic DNA carries:
- the LOC119302761 gene encoding uncharacterized protein LOC119302761 isoform X1 yields MDTGAAPAPTTVSSDYFRLAYEASTSWMDSLAMESSGFITPTESTVLSQPQLRVYGLSASCLWCGCVEASDKYSHSLLTSIYVWVNSLEKMSLCKASLAPDVFDRPIDSPQTAMAQTRNVSAVALP; encoded by the exons ATGGACACCGGCGCGGCGCCTGCACCTACGACTGTTTCCTCCGACTACTTCCGCCTTGCCTACGAGGCATCCACCTCCTG GATGGACTCTTTGGCGATGGAGAGCTCAGGATTCATCACCCCAACTGAATCCACCGTGCTATCACAG CCTCAGCTTCGTGTTTATGGTCTCTCAGCTTCGTGTTTATGGTGCGGCTGCGTGGAAGCCAGTGACAAGTACAGCCACTCTCTACTCACCTCTATATATGTATGGGTTAACTCCCTCGAGAAAATGAGTCTTTGCAAG GCATCGCTCGCGCCCGACGTTTTTGACCGCCCGATCGATTCACCACAGACGGCGATGGCACAGACCAGGAATGTGTCGGCGGTGGCGCTACCTTGA
- the LOC119302761 gene encoding uncharacterized protein LOC119302761 isoform X2: protein MDTGAAPAPTTVSSDYFRLAYEASTSWMDSLAMESSGFITPTESTVLSQPQLRVYGLSASCLWCGCVEASDKYSHSLLTSIYVWVNSLEKMSLCKTTCICEGIARARRF, encoded by the exons ATGGACACCGGCGCGGCGCCTGCACCTACGACTGTTTCCTCCGACTACTTCCGCCTTGCCTACGAGGCATCCACCTCCTG GATGGACTCTTTGGCGATGGAGAGCTCAGGATTCATCACCCCAACTGAATCCACCGTGCTATCACAG CCTCAGCTTCGTGTTTATGGTCTCTCAGCTTCGTGTTTATGGTGCGGCTGCGTGGAAGCCAGTGACAAGTACAGCCACTCTCTACTCACCTCTATATATGTATGGGTTAACTCCCTCGAGAAAATGAGTCTTTGCAAG ACCACCTGCATATGTGAAGGCATCGCTCGCGCCCGACGTTTTTGA
- the LOC119302761 gene encoding uncharacterized protein LOC119302761 isoform X3 yields the protein MDTGAAPAPTTVSSDYFRLAYEASTSWMDSLAMESSGFITPTESTVLSQPQLRVYGLSASCLWCGCVEASDKYSHSLLTSIYVWVNSLEKMSLCKM from the exons ATGGACACCGGCGCGGCGCCTGCACCTACGACTGTTTCCTCCGACTACTTCCGCCTTGCCTACGAGGCATCCACCTCCTG GATGGACTCTTTGGCGATGGAGAGCTCAGGATTCATCACCCCAACTGAATCCACCGTGCTATCACAG CCTCAGCTTCGTGTTTATGGTCTCTCAGCTTCGTGTTTATGGTGCGGCTGCGTGGAAGCCAGTGACAAGTACAGCCACTCTCTACTCACCTCTATATATGTATGGGTTAACTCCCTCGAGAAAATGAGTCTTTGCAAG ATGTGA